The proteins below come from a single Borreliella afzelii genomic window:
- a CDS encoding V-type ATP synthase subunit B translates to MKRVYSKIESIAGNVITVTAQGIKYGELAIVKAKDTSSLAEVIKLDREKVSLQVYGGTRGVSTSDEIKFLGHTMQVSFSDNLLGRIFDGSGNPRDGGPSLDDNLIEIGGPSANPTKRIVPRNMIRTGLPMIDVFNTLVESQKLPIFSVSGEPYNELLVRIALQAEVDLIILGGMGLKHDDYLTFKDSLEKGGALSRTIFFVHTANDSVVESLTVPDISLSVAEKFALKGKKVLVLLTDMTNFADAMKEISITMEQVPSNRGYPGDLYSQLAYRYEKAIDFEGAGSITILAVTTMPGDDVTHPVPDNTGYITEGQYYLKGGRIEPFGSLSRLKQMVNSKTRDDHRTIMDTMIKLYASSKESVEKKAMGFNMTKWDEKLLKYSNMFESKMMDLSVNIPLEEALDLGWDILASCFSPKETGIKTDLIQKYWPKKETY, encoded by the coding sequence ATGAAAAGAGTCTATAGTAAAATAGAGTCTATAGCAGGCAATGTAATAACTGTTACAGCTCAAGGTATTAAGTATGGTGAGCTTGCTATTGTAAAAGCAAAAGATACAAGTTCTCTAGCCGAAGTAATTAAACTTGATAGAGAAAAAGTTTCTCTTCAAGTTTATGGTGGTACAAGAGGTGTTTCCACTTCAGACGAGATTAAGTTTTTAGGGCATACAATGCAAGTTTCATTTTCTGACAATTTGTTGGGCAGAATTTTTGATGGTTCTGGGAATCCTAGAGATGGAGGCCCTTCTCTTGATGATAATTTGATTGAAATTGGGGGGCCTTCTGCGAATCCTACAAAGCGTATTGTTCCTAGAAATATGATAAGGACAGGACTTCCAATGATAGATGTTTTTAACACTCTTGTTGAATCTCAAAAATTGCCAATTTTTTCTGTTTCTGGCGAGCCTTATAATGAGCTTCTTGTGAGAATTGCACTTCAAGCAGAGGTTGATTTAATAATTCTTGGTGGGATGGGACTCAAGCATGATGATTATTTGACTTTTAAAGATTCTTTAGAAAAAGGTGGTGCTTTAAGTAGAACGATTTTTTTTGTTCATACCGCTAATGATTCTGTTGTTGAATCTTTAACTGTTCCTGATATTTCGCTTTCTGTTGCTGAAAAGTTTGCCCTTAAGGGTAAAAAAGTTTTAGTGCTTCTTACAGACATGACAAATTTTGCTGATGCGATGAAAGAAATATCTATTACGATGGAACAAGTGCCTTCTAATAGGGGTTATCCTGGAGATTTATATTCTCAGCTTGCATATCGTTATGAGAAAGCTATTGATTTTGAGGGTGCAGGATCGATTACAATACTTGCGGTTACAACTATGCCGGGTGATGATGTTACTCATCCTGTTCCTGATAATACTGGGTATATTACAGAAGGTCAGTACTATTTAAAGGGTGGCAGAATAGAACCTTTTGGATCGCTTTCAAGACTTAAGCAAATGGTAAATAGTAAGACCAGAGATGATCACAGGACTATAATGGATACAATGATCAAACTTTATGCATCTTCAAAAGAGTCTGTAGAAAAGAAGGCTATGGGATTTAATATGACTAAGTGGGATGAAAAATTGCTCAAATATAGTAACATGTTTGAAAGCAAAATGATGGATTTATCTGTTAATATTCCCTTAGAAGAGGCTTTAGATTTGGGTTGGGATATTCTTGCTAGTTGTTTTAGCCCAAAAGAAACGGGAATAAAAACGGACCTTATTCAAAAATATTGGCCTAAAAAAGAGACTTATTGA
- a CDS encoding V-type ATP synthase subunit D, producing the protein MSKIKLTKNDLKKQKDELKMFKRYLPTLQLKKQQLYMEIVRIENSYKNKNLEQQKLKGSISNWISLFSEEFPFESWIQVKTVVKKSVNIAGVAIPIFDSIEYEDIRHDLLFTPYWVDKGIEILKIVIQIDVELKILKKQIDLLLREFRVTSQRVNLFEKVMIPTAKANIKKINIYLGDQQTAAVVRGKIAKSNLIDKKK; encoded by the coding sequence ATGTCTAAAATTAAATTGACCAAAAATGATCTTAAAAAGCAAAAAGATGAACTTAAAATGTTTAAGAGATATTTGCCTACTTTGCAGCTTAAGAAGCAACAACTTTATATGGAAATTGTTAGAATTGAGAATTCTTACAAAAATAAAAATCTTGAGCAACAAAAACTTAAAGGTAGTATTTCTAATTGGATTTCTCTTTTTAGCGAAGAATTTCCTTTTGAGAGTTGGATTCAAGTAAAAACAGTGGTCAAAAAGTCTGTAAATATTGCAGGAGTTGCAATTCCTATATTCGATTCTATTGAATATGAAGATATAAGGCATGACTTACTTTTTACCCCTTATTGGGTAGATAAGGGGATTGAAATTCTTAAAATTGTGATTCAAATTGATGTAGAACTTAAAATTTTAAAAAAGCAGATTGATTTGCTTTTAAGAGAGTTTAGGGTAACATCCCAGAGAGTTAATTTATTTGAGAAAGTTATGATACCGACAGCAAAGGCTAATATCAAAAAAATTAATATATATCTTGGAGATCAGCAAACCGCGGCTGTTGTAAGAGGTAAAATTGCTAAGTCTAATTTGATTGATAAAAAAAAATAG